A genome region from candidate division KSB1 bacterium includes the following:
- a CDS encoding BrnT family toxin, giving the protein MHKNWEKHKVTPVESEQIFFNKTLLVAYDVKHSKSELRYYALGVTDTNRYLFIAFTIRNNLIRVISSRDMSKKERKTYERQNIKKQSRV; this is encoded by the coding sequence ATCCATAAAAATTGGGAGAAGCACAAAGTCACACCAGTTGAAAGCGAGCAGATATTTTTTAACAAGACATTATTAGTAGCATATGATGTTAAACATTCCAAATCAGAATTGCGATATTATGCACTGGGTGTTACTGATACAAACAGATATCTATTCATAGCTTTTACAATTCGAAACAATCTCATAAGAGTAATATCATCAAGAGATATGAGTAAAAAAGAGAGAAAAACATATGAAAGACAAAATATTAAAAAACAGTCCCGAGTTTAA
- a CDS encoding PAS domain S-box protein: MTNQDNNSKDAADLRQKAEALARKQAARTPKDSATLSSEEIRETLHELRVHQIELEMQNEELRKAQAEIEAGRARYFDLYDLAPVGYATISEKGLILEANLTAATLLSVNRGELVKQPISRFILKEDQDIYYLHRKKLFETGEPQECELRLVKPDGASFWAHLTATATQAEDGAPVCRVVLSDITERKQAEETLEREHTMLSRTEAVAHVGSWQWEVEGDKVTWSDELFRIFGLEPAEEAPSFTEHQTFYVPEDRTRLLKAVEECLSNGVPYDLEVRVMRADGQLHHCVVRGIPELGDDGAVKRLYGSLHDVTERKQAEEAREKLQAQLTQAQKMESVGRLAGGVAHDFNNMLMGIMGYADFCREEIGKDHPIQEYLDEITQSAQRSANLTRQLLAFARKQTIVPHVLDLNDAVKNMLKMLRPLIGEDIDLVWAPGANLCPVKVDPGQIDQILANLCVNARDAIAGAGKVTIETENVSIDEKYCETHADLQPGEFVMLAVSDDGTGMDSETLANIFEPFFTTKGVGEGTGLGLATVYGIVKQNKGFVSVYSEPGGGTTFSIYLPRIVEETANAKRKIPTGSRLGGTETILLVEDEKSIRVTVDLFLQDLGYTVLTAESPEAALLLATRHKDGIDLLLTDVVMPGMSGRELAEELAGGDSHMKVIYMSGYTANMIAHRGILDDNVHFVSKPITRDELAAKVRETLDHE, translated from the coding sequence ATGACAAACCAGGACAACAACTCCAAAGACGCCGCAGACTTGCGGCAAAAGGCCGAAGCGCTTGCCCGAAAACAGGCCGCCCGGACGCCGAAAGACAGCGCGACCCTCTCGTCCGAAGAAATCCGGGAAACGCTCCACGAACTGCGGGTGCACCAGATCGAGCTGGAGATGCAGAACGAGGAGCTTCGCAAGGCCCAGGCCGAAATCGAAGCCGGGCGAGCGCGCTATTTCGACCTCTATGACCTGGCTCCGGTGGGCTACGCCACCATCAGCGAAAAAGGACTGATCCTGGAGGCCAACCTCACTGCCGCCACCCTGCTGAGCGTGAACCGCGGCGAGCTGGTCAAGCAACCGATCTCCCGTTTTATCCTCAAGGAGGACCAGGACATCTACTACCTGCACCGCAAAAAGCTCTTTGAGACGGGCGAACCGCAGGAATGCGAACTGCGGCTGGTCAAACCGGACGGCGCAAGCTTCTGGGCGCATCTGACGGCAACCGCCACTCAAGCGGAAGACGGCGCACCTGTGTGCCGCGTCGTGTTGAGCGACATCACCGAGCGCAAGCAGGCCGAAGAGACGCTGGAGCGCGAGCACACGATGCTGAGCCGTACGGAGGCGGTGGCGCATGTGGGCAGTTGGCAGTGGGAAGTCGAAGGCGACAAAGTTACTTGGTCGGACGAACTCTTCCGTATCTTCGGGCTTGAGCCAGCGGAAGAAGCGCCTTCGTTCACCGAGCACCAAACGTTCTATGTGCCCGAGGACCGCACCCGCCTGCTTAAGGCTGTCGAGGAATGTCTGAGCAACGGCGTGCCCTATGATCTGGAAGTGCGTGTCATGCGCGCCGACGGCCAACTGCATCACTGCGTCGTGCGGGGAATTCCCGAGCTTGGAGATGATGGGGCGGTCAAGCGCCTGTACGGCAGCCTTCATGACGTCACCGAACGCAAGCAGGCCGAGGAGGCGCGCGAGAAACTTCAGGCTCAACTGACCCAGGCCCAGAAGATGGAGTCCGTCGGACGCCTCGCTGGCGGCGTGGCACACGATTTCAATAATATGCTCATGGGCATTATGGGGTATGCAGACTTTTGCCGCGAGGAAATTGGCAAAGATCATCCTATACAGGAGTATCTGGACGAGATTACGCAATCAGCCCAGCGCTCCGCCAACCTCACCCGGCAACTTTTGGCGTTCGCCCGCAAGCAGACCATTGTCCCGCACGTGCTGGACCTCAACGACGCGGTCAAGAATATGCTCAAGATGCTGCGGCCCCTCATCGGCGAGGATATCGATCTGGTCTGGGCGCCGGGCGCGAACCTCTGTCCGGTCAAGGTCGATCCCGGACAGATCGACCAGATCCTCGCCAACCTCTGCGTCAACGCGCGCGACGCCATCGCCGGCGCGGGCAAGGTGACCATCGAGACGGAAAACGTCTCCATAGACGAGAAATACTGCGAGACCCACGCGGACTTGCAGCCCGGCGAATTCGTTATGCTGGCGGTCAGCGATGACGGCACTGGGATGGACAGCGAAACGCTGGCCAACATCTTCGAGCCCTTTTTCACCACCAAGGGAGTTGGTGAGGGCACGGGCCTCGGGTTGGCCACGGTTTATGGGATCGTCAAACAGAACAAGGGCTTTGTCAGCGTCTACAGCGAACCCGGCGGAGGTACCACCTTCAGTATCTACCTGCCCCGGATCGTGGAGGAGACCGCCAACGCGAAGCGCAAAATACCGACTGGCTCTCGACTCGGTGGGACCGAGACCATCCTGCTGGTCGAAGACGAGAAATCCATCCGCGTCACCGTGGACCTTTTTCTCCAAGATCTTGGCTACACCGTGCTCACGGCGGAATCGCCAGAAGCGGCACTGCTCTTGGCGACCAGGCACAAGGACGGCATCGACCTGTTGCTGACCGACGTGGTTATGCCCGGCATGAGTGGCCGCGAGTTGGCCGAGGAGCTGGCGGGGGGCGATTCCCACATGAAGGTGATCTACATGTCCGGCTACACCGCCAATATGATCGCTCATCGAGGCATACTCGACGATAACGTGCATTTCGTCAGCAAACCGATCACCCGCGACGAACTCGCCGCGAAAGTGCGGGAAACGCTCGATCATGAATGA
- a CDS encoding chemotaxis protein CheB: MTKRKKLTKPDASHPGEMKTGMPPEHNGTAIEAQAKADRAATAFPIVGVGASAGGLAAFEAFFSGMPTDADPGMAFVLVQHLAPDHKSILTDLIRRYTRMQVFEVEDGMPVQINCAYIIPPNRDMAFLNGALQLLEPASPRGQRLPIDFFFRSLAQDQRERAIGVVLSGTGSDGTLGVRAIKGEGGMVMAQNPESTEYDGMPRSAIATGLVDYELPPAEMPAQLIAYTTHAFGKPPVPATPPPKTESALKKIFVLLRAQTGHDFSQYKPTTSQRRIERRMAVHQIETMDGYVKFIQQAPEEVEALFRDMLIGVTSFFRDPEAFNALEEQIIPKLFAGKGADATIRIWAPGCSTGEEAYSLAILLAECQEALKQSFKVQVFATDIDRHAIAVARAGIYPASIATDLTPERLTRFFSPEPGDSAYRIHKGIRDMMVFSEQNVIKDPPFSRLDLISCRNLLIYLGGTLQKKLIPLFHYALNPKGYLFLGTSETVGEIGDLFAALDRKQKIYQRKESILGAERASVGRFLPPITTPDTEHMRTGGKTTHPRKLPLRELTEQALLQEVVQAGALVNAGGDILYLHGRTGMYLEPAPGESGPSNILKMAREGLRRDLTTTLHKAAQTRETVRRPGVRVKTNGDFTTVNVIVRPVVLAPTASPESPLYLVILNPAQEPMVGDKLSLPEGPGDNPPSEEPTGVDADDRIAALKQELRAKDEYLQATNEELETSNEELKSSNEEMQSVNEELQSTNEELETSKEELQSVNEELATVNAELQTKVADLSRANNDMNNLLAGTGIATVFVDHTLRILRFTPAATEIINLIQSDIGRPVSHIVSNLPGYGNLKEDTQAVLDTLIPKETDVQTAEGRWYAMRIQPYRTMDNVIEGAVLTFVDITAARKLHEALRVNEERLRVALNTTSIAVFNQDMKLRYTWIHNPVPGFASEQVIGKTDADLLPEQEAAALTAIKQKVLTSGKCTRQNVKTTIEGKTVVYDLTVEPLQDAAGAVVGITGATLDVTGQQGGARMDAGANRTLQSEDKGEKT, from the coding sequence ATGACAAAGAGAAAAAAACTGACCAAGCCGGACGCCTCACACCCAGGCGAAATGAAGACCGGCATGCCGCCGGAGCACAATGGAACCGCCATTGAGGCGCAGGCAAAGGCTGACCGTGCTGCCACCGCCTTTCCAATCGTGGGTGTCGGCGCATCAGCCGGGGGCCTGGCGGCCTTTGAGGCCTTCTTTTCCGGTATGCCCACAGACGCTGACCCGGGTATGGCCTTTGTGCTGGTGCAGCACCTGGCCCCGGACCACAAGAGCATCCTGACCGACCTGATCCGGCGCTACACCCGTATGCAGGTCTTTGAGGTCGAGGACGGTATGCCGGTTCAGATCAACTGCGCCTACATTATCCCTCCCAATCGTGACATGGCCTTTTTGAACGGCGCACTCCAACTGCTCGAGCCCGCCTCGCCGCGCGGCCAGCGACTGCCCATCGACTTTTTTTTCCGGTCTTTGGCCCAGGACCAGCGCGAGCGAGCCATTGGCGTGGTGCTCTCGGGCACCGGCAGCGACGGCACCCTGGGCGTGCGGGCCATCAAGGGCGAGGGCGGCATGGTGATGGCCCAGAACCCCGAGTCCACCGAATACGACGGCATGCCGCGCAGCGCCATCGCCACGGGACTTGTGGACTACGAACTGCCGCCGGCCGAAATGCCCGCCCAGCTCATCGCCTACACGACCCATGCCTTCGGCAAGCCGCCCGTGCCCGCCACGCCGCCCCCCAAGACCGAGAGCGCGCTCAAGAAAATCTTTGTCCTTTTGCGCGCCCAGACCGGCCACGACTTTTCCCAGTACAAGCCCACGACCAGCCAACGCCGCATCGAACGGCGCATGGCCGTCCACCAGATCGAAACCATGGATGGCTACGTCAAGTTCATCCAGCAGGCTCCCGAGGAAGTGGAGGCGCTGTTTCGCGACATGCTGATCGGTGTGACCAGTTTTTTCCGCGACCCCGAAGCCTTCAATGCCCTGGAAGAGCAGATCATCCCCAAGCTCTTTGCCGGCAAGGGCGCTGATGCAACGATCCGCATCTGGGCGCCGGGGTGCTCCACCGGCGAGGAGGCCTATTCCCTGGCCATCCTGCTGGCCGAATGTCAGGAAGCGCTCAAACAGAGCTTCAAAGTGCAGGTGTTTGCTACGGACATCGACAGACATGCCATTGCCGTGGCCCGTGCCGGCATCTATCCGGCCTCCATCGCCACCGATCTCACGCCGGAGCGGCTGACGCGCTTCTTTTCGCCCGAGCCGGGCGACAGCGCCTACCGCATCCATAAAGGCATCCGGGACATGATGGTTTTTTCGGAGCAGAACGTGATCAAGGACCCGCCCTTTTCCAGGCTGGACCTGATCAGTTGCCGCAACCTGCTGATCTACCTGGGCGGCACTCTGCAAAAAAAGCTCATCCCGCTCTTCCATTACGCCTTGAACCCTAAAGGATATCTCTTTCTGGGGACCTCCGAAACCGTGGGCGAGATTGGCGATCTCTTTGCAGCGCTGGACCGTAAGCAAAAGATTTACCAGCGCAAGGAAAGCATCCTCGGCGCCGAGCGTGCAAGCGTGGGACGTTTCCTTCCGCCCATAACGACGCCCGATACAGAGCATATGCGTACCGGAGGGAAGACGACTCATCCCCGGAAATTGCCGTTGCGCGAGCTGACCGAACAGGCCCTGCTGCAAGAGGTTGTCCAGGCCGGGGCGCTGGTCAATGCCGGGGGGGATATTCTCTATCTCCACGGCCGCACCGGCATGTACCTGGAACCCGCCCCCGGAGAGAGCGGCCCCAGCAACATTCTGAAAATGGCCCGGGAAGGATTGCGGCGCGACCTGACCACGACGCTGCACAAAGCCGCGCAAACCAGGGAAACCGTGCGGCGCCCGGGAGTGCGGGTGAAGACCAACGGCGACTTTACCACTGTCAATGTGATTGTCCGTCCGGTGGTCCTTGCCCCGACGGCCTCGCCCGAGTCTCCTTTGTACCTGGTCATTCTAAATCCGGCGCAGGAACCCATGGTCGGCGACAAGTTATCATTGCCTGAAGGGCCGGGCGACAATCCGCCATCAGAAGAGCCGACCGGTGTGGATGCCGACGACCGTATCGCCGCGCTCAAGCAGGAGCTGCGGGCCAAGGATGAGTATCTTCAGGCCACCAACGAGGAACTGGAGACGTCCAACGAAGAGCTCAAGTCGTCCAACGAGGAGATGCAGTCGGTCAACGAGGAACTGCAATCCACCAACGAGGAGCTGGAAACCTCCAAGGAGGAGTTGCAGTCGGTCAACGAGGAGCTGGCAACGGTCAACGCCGAGCTGCAAACCAAGGTGGCCGACCTCTCGCGCGCCAACAACGACATGAACAACCTGCTGGCCGGCACCGGCATCGCCACGGTCTTTGTGGATCACACGCTGCGCATCCTGCGCTTCACCCCCGCCGCCACAGAAATCATCAATCTGATCCAGAGCGACATCGGCAGGCCTGTGTCCCACATCGTCTCCAACCTGCCCGGCTACGGCAACCTGAAGGAGGACACGCAGGCAGTGCTCGATACCCTGATCCCCAAGGAGACCGACGTGCAGACGGCCGAGGGCCGGTGGTACGCCATGCGCATTCAGCCCTACCGCACCATGGATAACGTCATCGAGGGCGCGGTGCTCACCTTTGTGGATATCACGGCGGCGCGAAAACTTCACGAGGCGCTGCGGGTGAACGAAGAGCGGCTGCGGGTCGCACTCAACACTACTTCGATTGCTGTTTTCAATCAGGATATGAAACTGCGCTACACCTGGATTCACAATCCCGTCCCTGGATTTGCGTCGGAACAGGTCATCGGCAAGACAGACGCCGACCTTTTGCCGGAACAGGAGGCCGCCGCACTGACGGCGATCAAGCAAAAGGTGCTGACAAGCGGAAAATGCACGCGACAAAACGTCAAGACCACCATTGAAGGCAAAACCGTTGTATATGATCTGACCGTCGAACCGCTGCAAGATGCTGCCGGCGCCGTCGTCGGGATCACCGGCGCCACTCTGGATGTGACCGGGCAACAAGGCGGAGCGCGAATGGATGCCGGCGCAAACAGGACTTTGCAATCTGAAGATAAGGGAGAGAAAACATGA
- a CDS encoding type II toxin-antitoxin system RelE/ParE family toxin — MEVQFRTRKLQKQYENSSEAERSYGKDVARKYIQRINIIKQSRDINELALLPGLHCHLLKSDRKSQWAIKLSGFYRLIFTVKGELLNNNRISELATIVHKVAHSQNISYERIIPCTGIDWHDKEKKTDQAGRLTPRRNEDRHAAGAQWNRH, encoded by the coding sequence GTGGAAGTTCAATTCAGAACAAGAAAGCTTCAAAAGCAGTATGAAAATTCTAGTGAAGCAGAACGAAGCTATGGAAAAGATGTCGCTCGCAAGTATATTCAACGAATCAATATCATAAAACAATCAAGAGACATAAATGAACTGGCTTTGTTGCCAGGCTTACACTGTCATTTATTGAAAAGTGATAGAAAAAGTCAATGGGCTATTAAGCTATCTGGTTTTTATCGCTTGATATTTACAGTGAAAGGAGAATTGTTGAATAACAATAGAATATCAGAGCTGGCGACCATTGTACATAAAGTAGCACATTCACAGAATATCAGCTATGAACGTATAATCCCTTGTACAGGAATAGATTGGCATGACAAAGAGAAAAAAACTGACCAAGCCGGACGCCTCACACCCAGGCGAAATGAAGACCGGCATGCCGCCGGAGCACAATGGAACCGCCATTGA